The Mycolicibacterium hassiacum DSM 44199 genome includes a window with the following:
- a CDS encoding acyl-CoA synthetase — translation MALNIADLAEHAIDAVPDRVALICGDEKLTYGQLEEKANRFAHYLLDQGVKKDDKIGLYCRNRIEIVIAMLGVVKAGAIAVNVNFRYVESELKYLFDNSDMVALVHERQYSDRVANVLPDTPNVKTILVVEDGSDADFQRYGGVEFETALASASPERDFGPRSADDIYLLYTGGTTGFPKGVMWRHEDIYRVLFGGIDFATGEYVKDEYDHARQAVEKTPMVRYPIPPMIHGATQSATWQALFAGDTVVLAPEFEPEDVWRTCEKHKVNLLFFTGDAMARPLLDALTAPGANYDLSNLFLLASTAALFSPSLKDQLLEVLPNRIITDSIGSSETGFGGTSVVAKGQTHTGGPRVTIDKNVVVLDENGNEVKPGSGVRGLIAKRGHIPLGYYKDERKTAETFKTINGVRYAIPGDWATVEADGTVTMLGRGSQSINSGGEKIYPEEVEGALKGHPDVFDALVVGVPDERFGQLVAAVVQRRPGTNPTLADLDSFVRREIAGYKVPRKIWWVDHIQRTPAGKPDYRWAKDITEQRPADEVHANHVGSSK, via the coding sequence GTGGCCCTGAACATCGCCGATCTCGCCGAGCATGCCATCGACGCCGTGCCCGATCGCGTCGCCCTGATCTGTGGCGACGAGAAACTGACGTACGGCCAGCTCGAGGAGAAAGCCAACCGCTTCGCCCACTACCTGCTCGACCAGGGCGTCAAGAAGGACGACAAGATCGGGCTGTACTGCCGTAACCGCATCGAGATCGTCATCGCGATGCTCGGTGTCGTGAAGGCCGGCGCGATCGCGGTCAACGTCAACTTCCGGTACGTCGAGAGCGAACTGAAGTACCTGTTCGACAACTCCGACATGGTCGCCCTGGTGCACGAGCGCCAGTACAGCGACCGGGTGGCCAACGTGCTGCCGGACACCCCGAACGTGAAGACCATCCTGGTCGTCGAGGACGGCAGCGACGCCGACTTCCAGCGCTACGGCGGGGTGGAGTTCGAGACCGCGCTCGCGAGCGCCTCGCCGGAGCGGGATTTCGGGCCACGCAGCGCCGACGACATCTACCTGCTCTACACCGGCGGCACCACCGGGTTCCCCAAGGGCGTGATGTGGCGCCACGAGGACATCTACCGGGTGCTGTTCGGCGGCATCGACTTCGCCACCGGCGAGTACGTCAAGGACGAGTACGACCACGCCCGGCAGGCGGTCGAGAAGACGCCGATGGTGCGCTACCCGATCCCGCCGATGATCCACGGCGCCACCCAGTCGGCCACCTGGCAGGCGTTGTTCGCCGGCGACACCGTGGTGCTGGCCCCGGAGTTCGAGCCCGAGGACGTCTGGCGCACCTGCGAGAAGCACAAGGTCAACCTGCTGTTCTTCACCGGTGACGCGATGGCCCGGCCGCTGCTGGACGCGCTCACCGCGCCCGGCGCCAACTACGACCTGTCGAACCTGTTCCTGCTGGCCAGCACCGCCGCGCTGTTCTCGCCGTCGCTCAAGGATCAGCTGCTCGAGGTGCTGCCGAACCGCATCATCACCGACTCGATCGGCTCCTCGGAGACCGGTTTCGGCGGCACCAGCGTGGTCGCCAAGGGCCAGACCCACACCGGCGGCCCGCGGGTCACCATCGACAAGAACGTCGTGGTGCTCGACGAGAACGGCAACGAGGTCAAGCCCGGTTCCGGCGTGCGCGGCCTGATCGCCAAGCGCGGCCACATCCCGCTGGGTTACTACAAGGACGAGAGGAAGACGGCCGAGACCTTCAAGACCATCAACGGGGTGCGCTACGCGATCCCCGGGGACTGGGCGACCGTCGAGGCCGACGGCACCGTGACGATGCTGGGCCGCGGCTCGCAGTCGATCAACTCCGGCGGGGAGAAGATCTACCCCGAGGAGGTCGAGGGCGCGCTCAAGGGCCACCCGGACGTGTTCGACGCGCTGGTCGTCGGGGTGCCCGACGAACGGTTCGGCCAGCTGGTCGCCGCCGTCGTGCAGCGCCGCCCCGGCACTAACCCCACCCTGGCCGACCTCGACTCGTTCGTGCGCCGGGAGATCGCCGGCTACAAGGTGCCGCGCAAGATCTGGTGGGTCGATCACATCCAGCGGACTCCGGCGGGCA
- a CDS encoding LLM class F420-dependent oxidoreductase, whose amino-acid sequence MKLGLQLGYWGAHPPENHAELVAAAEEAGFDTVFTAEAWGSDAFTPLAWWGRETKRLRLGTSVVQLSARTPTACAMASLTLDHLSGGRHILGLGVSGPQVVEGWYGQRFPKPLARTREYINIIRQVWAREAPVTSPGPHYPLPLTGEGTTGLGKALKPITHPLRADIPIMLGAEGPKNVALAAEIADGWLPIFYSPRLADMYNEWLDEGFARPGARHTRETFEICATAQVVVTDDRPAMLELMKPHLALYIGGMGAEDTNFHADVYRRMGYSEVVDDITRLFRSGRKDEAAKAVPDELVDDSAIVGNLDYVREQIKAWEAAGVTMMVVGARSVEQIRDLAALV is encoded by the coding sequence ATGAAACTCGGACTGCAACTCGGCTACTGGGGGGCTCATCCCCCGGAGAACCACGCCGAACTCGTCGCCGCGGCCGAGGAGGCCGGCTTTGACACCGTGTTCACCGCCGAGGCCTGGGGGTCGGACGCGTTCACCCCGCTGGCCTGGTGGGGACGCGAGACCAAACGGCTGCGGCTGGGCACCTCGGTGGTGCAGCTGTCCGCGCGCACCCCGACCGCCTGCGCGATGGCCTCGCTGACCCTGGACCACCTCTCCGGCGGGCGGCACATCCTCGGGCTGGGGGTGTCCGGACCGCAGGTCGTCGAGGGCTGGTACGGGCAGCGCTTCCCCAAGCCGCTGGCCCGCACCCGCGAGTACATCAACATCATCCGGCAGGTGTGGGCCCGCGAGGCGCCGGTGACCAGCCCCGGCCCGCACTACCCGCTGCCGCTGACCGGCGAGGGCACCACCGGGCTGGGCAAGGCGCTCAAGCCGATCACCCACCCGCTGCGCGCCGACATCCCGATCATGCTGGGCGCCGAGGGGCCGAAGAACGTCGCGCTGGCCGCCGAGATCGCCGACGGCTGGCTGCCGATCTTCTACTCGCCGCGGCTGGCCGACATGTACAACGAGTGGCTCGACGAGGGCTTCGCGCGGCCGGGCGCCCGGCACACCCGTGAGACCTTCGAGATCTGCGCGACGGCGCAGGTGGTGGTCACCGACGACCGTCCTGCGATGCTAGAGCTGATGAAGCCGCACCTGGCGCTCTACATCGGCGGCATGGGCGCCGAGGACACCAACTTCCACGCCGACGTGTACCGCCGGATGGGGTACTCCGAGGTCGTCGACGACATCACCCGGCTGTTCCGCTCGGGCCGTAAGGACGAGGCCGCCAAGGCGGTGCCCGACGAGCTGGTCGACGACTCGGCGATCGTCGGCAACCTCGACTACGTGCGCGAACAGATCAAGGCTTGGGAGGCCGCCGGGGTGACCATGATGGTCGTCGGCGCCCGCTCGGTCGAGCAGATCCGCGACCTCGCCGCGCTCGTCTGA
- a CDS encoding type IV toxin-antitoxin system AbiEi family antitoxin, which produces MAELIVGSEATAAGLLTSHRLRTRYVRLYPDVYLREGVPPTAALRGIGAHLWSGRRGVVAGRSAAALHGAKWVDGNRPAQLLWPNRHPPEGIETWSDRFDEDEVELVAGVPVTTPARTALDIARRCRTAKAVAAIDALMQATRLKPADVELLAERYRGARGIRAARGVLELVDGGAQSPRETWLRLLVLRAGYPRPQTQIPVRDEYGQLVAVLDLGWEELKLGLDYDGDHHRNPEQFNRDVRRHDELTARGWIHIRVTSRDTEAVVLRMLADAWSKRT; this is translated from the coding sequence ATGGCGGAGCTCATCGTCGGGTCCGAGGCGACCGCCGCCGGCCTGTTGACGTCGCACCGGTTGCGCACCCGCTACGTGCGGCTGTATCCGGACGTGTACCTGCGGGAAGGCGTGCCGCCGACCGCCGCGCTGCGCGGCATCGGCGCACATCTGTGGAGCGGTCGGCGGGGCGTGGTCGCGGGGCGCTCCGCCGCGGCGCTGCACGGCGCGAAATGGGTGGACGGTAACCGGCCCGCGCAGCTGCTGTGGCCGAACCGGCACCCACCTGAGGGCATCGAGACCTGGTCGGATCGGTTCGACGAGGACGAGGTCGAGCTGGTCGCCGGTGTCCCGGTGACCACGCCGGCCCGCACCGCGCTGGACATCGCCCGCCGGTGCCGGACCGCGAAAGCAGTCGCCGCGATCGACGCGCTGATGCAGGCGACCCGGCTGAAACCGGCGGACGTGGAGCTGCTCGCCGAGCGGTACCGGGGTGCCCGCGGCATCCGAGCCGCCCGCGGGGTGCTCGAACTCGTCGACGGCGGCGCACAGTCACCGCGGGAGACCTGGCTGCGGCTGCTCGTCCTGCGCGCCGGCTACCCCCGGCCGCAGACGCAGATCCCGGTGCGCGACGAGTACGGGCAACTGGTGGCGGTGCTCGACCTGGGCTGGGAGGAACTCAAGCTCGGCCTGGACTACGACGGGGACCACCATCGCAACCCGGAGCAGTTCAACCGGGACGTCCGTCGCCACGACGAGTTGACGGCCCGCGGCTGGATCCACATCCGGGTGACCTCACGCGACACCGAGGCGGTCGTCCTGCGCATGCTCGCCGACGCCTGGTCGAAGCGAACGTGA
- a CDS encoding acetoacetate decarboxylase family protein has product MSQHTIAGTVLTMPVRVRTATQHTAMFAVDADAAQRMIDYSGLQVYRPVPGRAIVTLILTHFIDCDLGAYHEYSTVVSVNAPGGKNSPKSLQQTFVHHMFVDQTFTLEAGRKIWGFPKILADYNIREGKRFSFDASVDGQLVIGMEFAPGVKLPAAAAKPQQLSSYSYLDGVRRENRFEMLPTGMRVRPGGARVWLGDHPIAKELAALGLPKRALVSNSSENVDMTFGDGVEV; this is encoded by the coding sequence ATGAGCCAGCACACAATCGCGGGCACGGTGCTCACCATGCCGGTCCGGGTGCGCACCGCCACCCAGCACACAGCGATGTTCGCCGTCGACGCCGATGCGGCGCAGCGGATGATCGATTACAGCGGCCTGCAGGTGTACCGGCCGGTGCCGGGCCGCGCGATCGTGACGCTGATCCTCACGCACTTCATCGACTGCGACCTCGGCGCCTACCACGAGTACAGCACCGTCGTCAGCGTGAACGCCCCCGGCGGCAAGAACAGTCCGAAGTCGCTGCAGCAGACGTTCGTGCACCACATGTTCGTCGACCAGACCTTCACCCTGGAGGCCGGCCGCAAGATCTGGGGATTCCCGAAGATCCTGGCGGACTACAACATCCGCGAGGGCAAGCGGTTCAGCTTCGACGCCAGCGTCGACGGTCAGCTGGTGATCGGGATGGAGTTCGCCCCCGGCGTGAAGCTGCCCGCCGCGGCGGCCAAGCCCCAGCAGCTGTCGTCGTACTCGTACCTCGACGGGGTGCGGCGGGAGAACCGCTTCGAGATGCTGCCCACCGGCATGCGCGTGCGGCCGGGCGGTGCGCGGGTCTGGCTCGGCGATCACCCGATCGCGAAAGAACTTGCCGCACTTGGTTTACCGAAACGCGCACTGGTTTCGAATTCTTCTGAGAACGTGGACATGACGTTCGGCGACGGCGTGGAGGTGTGA
- a CDS encoding thiolase domain-containing protein, producing MTSDTAVAVVGFAHAPHVRRTDGTTNGVEMLMPCFHQLYDELGIQQTDIGFWCSGSSDYLAGRAFSFISAIDSIGAVPPINESHVEMDAAWALYEAYIKILTGEVDTALVYGFGKSSAGNLRRTLALQTDPYTVAPLWPDSVSIAGLQARLGLDAGKWTAEQMAQVALDSMTAAGRVDSEQPAKSIDELLSRPYFADPLRRHDIAPITDGAAAIVLAAGDRARELRENPAWIVGIEHRIDTPVLGARDLTVSPSTAASAQAATGGDPKSIEVAELHAPFSHQQLILAEAIGLGESTRVNPSGGALSANPMFAAGLERIGFAAQHIFNGSAQRVLAHATSGPALQQNLVAVLEGR from the coding sequence ATGACTTCCGACACTGCAGTCGCGGTGGTGGGCTTCGCCCACGCACCGCACGTCCGTCGCACCGACGGCACCACCAACGGCGTCGAGATGTTGATGCCGTGTTTCCACCAGCTCTACGACGAGCTGGGCATCCAGCAGACCGATATCGGGTTCTGGTGCTCGGGATCGTCGGATTATCTTGCCGGCCGGGCGTTCTCGTTCATCTCGGCGATCGACTCGATCGGCGCGGTACCGCCCATCAACGAGTCGCACGTGGAGATGGACGCCGCGTGGGCGCTGTATGAGGCCTACATCAAGATCCTCACCGGCGAGGTGGACACCGCGCTGGTGTACGGCTTCGGCAAGTCCAGCGCGGGCAACCTGCGCCGGACGCTGGCGCTGCAGACCGACCCCTACACCGTGGCGCCGCTGTGGCCGGACTCGGTCTCGATCGCCGGTCTGCAGGCCCGCCTCGGCCTCGACGCGGGCAAGTGGACCGCCGAGCAGATGGCGCAGGTGGCGCTGGACTCGATGACCGCCGCCGGGCGGGTGGACTCCGAGCAGCCGGCCAAGAGCATCGACGAGCTGTTGAGCCGGCCGTACTTCGCCGATCCGCTGCGCCGCCACGACATCGCGCCGATCACCGACGGCGCGGCCGCGATCGTGCTGGCCGCCGGCGACCGAGCCCGCGAGCTGCGGGAGAACCCGGCCTGGATCGTCGGGATCGAGCACCGCATCGACACCCCGGTGCTCGGTGCGCGCGACCTGACCGTCTCACCCTCGACGGCGGCGTCGGCGCAGGCGGCCACCGGCGGCGACCCGAAGTCCATCGAGGTGGCCGAGCTGCACGCGCCGTTCTCCCATCAGCAGCTGATCCTCGCCGAGGCGATCGGGCTGGGCGAGTCGACCAGGGTCAACCCGTCCGGCGGGGCGCTGTCGGCCAACCCGATGTTCGCCGCCGGCCTGGAACGCATCGGCTTCGCCGCGCAGCACATCTTCAACGGGTCCGCGCAGCGGGTGCTCGCCCATGCGACGAGTGGTCCTGCGCTGCAACAGAATCTGGTGGCCGTCTTGGAGGGGCGCTGA
- a CDS encoding crotonase/enoyl-CoA hydratase family protein produces the protein MSDAGSQPHALIEQRGHTLILTLNRPEARNALSSEMLSIMVEAWDRADNDPEIRSVILTGAGGYFCAGMDLKAATAKPPGDSFKDGSYDPSKIPALLKGRRLKKPLIAAVEGPAIAGGTEILQATDIRIAGESAKFGISEARWSLYPMGGSAVRLVRQIPYTIAADLLLTGRHITAAEAKEIGLIGHVVPDGTALDKALEIAEVINNNGPLAVQAILRSIRETEGLPEEEAFKIDTKIGIEVFVSEDAKEGPRAFKEKRKPEFKGR, from the coding sequence GTGAGCGATGCCGGATCGCAGCCGCACGCACTCATTGAGCAGCGCGGACACACTCTGATCCTGACGCTGAACCGCCCCGAGGCCCGTAACGCGCTGTCCAGCGAAATGCTCTCGATCATGGTCGAGGCGTGGGACCGCGCGGACAACGATCCGGAGATCCGTTCGGTGATCCTGACCGGCGCCGGCGGGTACTTCTGCGCCGGCATGGACCTCAAGGCCGCGACGGCCAAGCCGCCGGGCGACTCGTTCAAGGACGGCTCCTACGACCCGTCGAAGATCCCGGCGCTGCTCAAGGGCCGGCGGCTGAAGAAACCGCTGATCGCCGCGGTGGAGGGCCCGGCGATCGCGGGCGGCACCGAGATCCTGCAGGCAACCGACATCCGGATCGCCGGTGAGAGCGCCAAGTTCGGCATCTCCGAGGCGCGCTGGAGCCTGTACCCGATGGGCGGCTCGGCGGTGCGCCTGGTGCGCCAGATCCCCTACACGATCGCGGCCGATCTGCTGCTGACCGGCCGGCACATCACCGCCGCCGAGGCCAAGGAGATCGGGCTGATCGGCCACGTGGTCCCGGACGGCACCGCGCTGGACAAGGCGCTGGAGATCGCCGAGGTGATCAACAACAACGGCCCGCTGGCCGTGCAGGCGATCCTGCGCTCGATCCGCGAGACCGAGGGCCTGCCCGAGGAGGAGGCGTTCAAGATCGACACCAAGATCGGCATCGAGGTGTTCGTCTCCGAGGACGCCAAGGAGGGCCCGCGGGCGTTCAAGGAGAAGCGCAAGCCGGAGTTCAAGGGCCGGTAA
- a CDS encoding AAA family ATPase: MFRLLRLENFKSWRDTGPVRLAPVTAFFGSNSSGKTSILQSLLMLRQTVEDSDRRQTLTLSGIANLGTYSDIIFDHRESNLLKIRVDWTAEDQVTVSNLAARAKKKSSTIAKSDKLSLETSIALTSTDAVVEQLTYSINEDAKSTRFHLTHKGDDKYDLSSEEYDFVRNPGRAWPLPRPNKFYGFPDQVRVYFQNASFLSDLELEFEKACRRIRYLGPLREDPKREYIFTGGAPQDVGRRGELAVSALVSSMAQQRKISRGWIDHNHTRRLKRLPIEEVIAQWLSTLGLIDSFRLERLDDRNTLYRVSVKQGPNSPPVLLTDVGFGVSQVLPVLVLLAYADEGDTVILEQPEIHLHPAVQSGLADIILESALARGIQIIFESHSEHLLSRIQRRIAEEHLHNGITITPEDVALYFCDQTEGVSHLENLHIDLFGNITNWPPGFFGDPMADQVAMLEAKSRRTSRMGN; encoded by the coding sequence ATGTTCAGATTACTGAGGCTCGAAAACTTCAAGAGCTGGAGAGATACCGGCCCCGTCAGGTTGGCTCCCGTCACTGCTTTCTTTGGGTCAAATTCGTCCGGAAAGACGAGCATTCTTCAGAGCCTTCTCATGCTACGGCAAACCGTAGAAGACTCAGACAGACGACAGACACTCACCCTTAGCGGTATCGCAAATCTTGGAACATACAGCGACATAATCTTTGACCACCGCGAATCCAACCTGCTGAAAATTCGGGTCGATTGGACCGCCGAGGATCAGGTTACAGTTTCCAACCTAGCCGCCAGAGCGAAGAAAAAGTCCTCTACAATCGCAAAGAGCGATAAACTCTCCCTGGAAACCAGCATCGCACTGACATCAACAGATGCGGTGGTAGAGCAACTCACGTACTCGATTAACGAAGACGCCAAGTCAACACGATTTCACCTCACACACAAAGGTGACGACAAATACGATCTCAGTTCGGAAGAATACGACTTCGTTCGTAACCCAGGACGAGCATGGCCACTTCCTCGACCAAACAAATTCTACGGCTTCCCCGACCAAGTACGTGTATATTTCCAAAATGCAAGCTTCTTGAGTGATCTAGAGCTTGAGTTTGAGAAAGCATGCCGCCGCATTCGCTATTTGGGCCCATTACGTGAGGATCCGAAGCGCGAGTACATCTTCACTGGAGGAGCCCCTCAAGACGTGGGTCGGCGCGGAGAATTAGCAGTCAGCGCACTTGTTTCATCCATGGCTCAGCAGCGAAAGATCTCTCGTGGGTGGATTGACCATAACCACACGCGGCGGTTGAAGAGATTGCCGATCGAAGAGGTTATTGCACAATGGCTATCGACCCTAGGCCTGATCGACTCATTCAGACTTGAACGACTTGATGACCGCAACACCCTCTACCGAGTCAGCGTCAAGCAAGGGCCAAACTCCCCACCCGTCCTTCTTACTGACGTCGGCTTTGGCGTTAGCCAAGTACTTCCTGTATTAGTGCTCTTAGCCTACGCGGATGAGGGCGACACGGTCATACTGGAACAACCAGAAATTCACCTGCACCCCGCAGTGCAGTCCGGACTAGCAGATATTATTTTGGAATCCGCCCTCGCTCGCGGCATTCAGATTATCTTCGAAAGTCACAGTGAGCACCTACTCAGCCGAATCCAGAGGAGGATTGCCGAAGAGCATCTCCACAACGGCATCACGATCACACCGGAAGACGTGGCTCTATACTTCTGCGATCAAACAGAGGGCGTAAGCCATCTCGAAAATCTCCATATCGACCTCTTTGGCAATATTACAAATTGGCCGCCTGGATTTTTTGGCGATCCAATGGCGGATCAGGTCGCCATGTTGGAAGCTAAGAGTCGGCGGACGAGCAGGATGGGCAATTGA
- a CDS encoding cytochrome P450 translates to MTVSETKVAKPDVDLTDGAFYAGDSRSVYKWMRENEPVFRDRNGLAAAATHAAVIEAERKPELFSNAGGIRPDQPGVEMMIEMDDPQHLLRRKLVNSGFTRKRVRDLQPAIERLCDTLIDNVCERGECDFVWDIAAPLPMAVIGDMLGVLPEEREMFLKWSDDLVGFLSSTTDPEQFQVTMDAFAAYSEYMMGMIAARKENPTDDLVSVLVHAEVEGSKLEDHQIVTEVLLLLIGGDETTRHTLSGGTRQLLLHPDQHERLRNDLSLLPNAIEEMLRWTAPVKNMARTLTDDVEFHGTALKQGEKMLLLFESANFDEQVFDDPEKFDIDRYPNNHLAFGFGTHFCLGNQLARLELSIMLTKLLARLPDLRLANDEPLPLRPANFVSGLEKMPVVFTPTKPVLRD, encoded by the coding sequence ATGACGGTGTCCGAGACCAAGGTCGCGAAACCCGATGTGGACCTGACCGACGGCGCGTTCTACGCGGGCGACTCGCGGTCGGTCTACAAGTGGATGCGGGAGAACGAACCGGTCTTCCGTGACCGCAACGGACTGGCCGCCGCCGCCACGCACGCCGCGGTGATCGAGGCCGAACGCAAGCCGGAACTGTTCTCCAACGCCGGCGGCATCCGCCCGGACCAGCCCGGTGTGGAGATGATGATCGAGATGGACGACCCGCAGCATCTGTTGCGGCGCAAGCTCGTCAACTCCGGGTTCACCCGCAAGCGGGTGCGGGACCTGCAGCCCGCGATCGAGCGGCTCTGCGACACGTTGATCGACAACGTCTGCGAGCGCGGCGAATGCGACTTCGTCTGGGACATCGCGGCGCCGCTGCCGATGGCGGTGATCGGTGACATGCTCGGGGTGCTGCCCGAGGAACGCGAGATGTTCCTCAAGTGGTCCGACGACCTGGTCGGGTTCCTGAGCAGCACCACGGACCCCGAGCAGTTCCAGGTGACGATGGACGCGTTCGCGGCCTACAGCGAGTACATGATGGGCATGATCGCCGCCCGCAAGGAGAACCCGACCGACGATCTGGTCAGCGTGCTGGTGCACGCCGAGGTGGAGGGCTCCAAGCTCGAGGACCATCAGATCGTCACCGAGGTGCTGTTGCTGTTGATCGGTGGCGACGAGACCACCCGGCACACCCTGTCCGGCGGCACCCGCCAGCTGCTGCTGCACCCCGATCAGCACGAGCGGCTGCGGAACGATCTGTCGTTGCTGCCCAACGCGATCGAGGAGATGCTGCGCTGGACGGCACCGGTGAAGAACATGGCCCGCACGCTGACCGACGACGTCGAGTTCCACGGCACCGCCCTGAAGCAGGGCGAGAAGATGCTGCTGTTGTTCGAGTCGGCGAACTTCGACGAGCAGGTGTTCGACGACCCGGAGAAGTTCGACATCGATCGGTATCCGAACAACCACCTGGCGTTCGGCTTCGGCACCCACTTCTGCCTGGGCAATCAGCTGGCCCGGCTGGAGCTGTCGATCATGCTGACCAAGCTGTTGGCGCGGCTGCCCGACCTGCGGCTGGCCAACGACGAGCCGCTGCCGCTGCGGCCGGCCAACTTCGTCTCCGGCCTGGAGAAGATGCCGGTCGTGTTCACCCCCACCAAACCCGTTCTGCGCGACTGA
- a CDS encoding Zn-ribbon domain-containing OB-fold protein, producing MTTSQSSPVQIDEHEPPLSAPLQLSFDYTRSVGSLLSQFFTALRERRIVGVRGSDGRVLVPPTEYDPVTYEQLTEIVPVSSVGTVVSWTWNQHPVEGQPLDRPFAWALIKLDGADTPMLHAVAVDSPDAISTGARVRAHWVDEPVGAITDIAYFTLGDEPEPVPDTTDDRDPVRIQVTPIALEIQHSASHPESVYLRALQEGRLLGARTSKGPDGKPGKVYFPPREADPATGLPLDEFVELSDKGTVTTFGIVNIPFAGQRIKPPYVAAYVLLDGADIPFLHLVTDCDASEVRMGMRVQAVWRPREEWGLGIDNISHFRPTGEPDADFETYKHHL from the coding sequence GTGACCACCAGCCAAAGTAGTCCGGTGCAGATCGACGAGCATGAGCCGCCGCTTTCGGCACCGTTGCAACTCTCATTCGACTACACCCGTTCAGTCGGGTCTCTCCTGTCACAGTTCTTCACCGCCCTCCGCGAGCGGCGCATCGTGGGGGTGCGTGGTTCCGACGGCCGCGTGCTGGTGCCGCCCACCGAGTACGACCCGGTCACCTATGAGCAATTGACCGAGATCGTACCGGTCTCCTCGGTGGGCACCGTGGTCTCGTGGACCTGGAATCAGCACCCGGTCGAGGGTCAGCCGCTGGACCGCCCGTTCGCCTGGGCGCTGATCAAGCTCGACGGCGCCGACACCCCGATGCTGCACGCGGTGGCCGTCGACTCCCCCGACGCCATCTCCACCGGCGCCCGGGTCCGCGCGCACTGGGTCGACGAACCGGTCGGCGCGATCACCGACATCGCCTACTTCACCCTCGGCGACGAACCCGAACCGGTGCCCGACACCACCGACGACCGGGATCCGGTCAGGATCCAGGTGACGCCGATCGCGCTGGAGATCCAGCACAGCGCCTCGCATCCGGAGAGCGTCTATCTGCGGGCGCTGCAGGAGGGCCGGCTGCTTGGGGCGCGCACCAGCAAGGGCCCCGACGGCAAGCCGGGCAAGGTGTATTTCCCGCCCCGGGAGGCCGATCCGGCGACCGGCCTGCCGCTCGACGAGTTCGTCGAGCTGTCCGACAAGGGCACGGTGACGACGTTCGGGATCGTCAACATCCCGTTCGCCGGTCAGCGCATCAAGCCGCCGTACGTGGCCGCCTATGTGCTGCTCGACGGCGCCGACATCCCGTTCCTGCACCTGGTCACCGACTGCGACGCGTCGGAGGTCCGGATGGGCATGCGGGTGCAGGCGGTGTGGCGCCCGCGCGAGGAGTGGGGCCTGGGCATCGACAACATCAGCCACTTCCGGCCCACCGGCGAACCGGACGCCGACTTCGAGACCTACAAGCATCACCTGTAA